The segment CTCGGCCATCATGAACAACATCGCGTACTGCCGTGCGGTGGAAAACATGTTCGGCATCGAACTGCCTGAGCGCACCAAGGTGCTCCGCGTAATCGTGAACGAACTTAGCCGTATCAACGACCACTTCGTGTGCGTCGCTGCGGCCTTCCAGGACTTGGGCGGTACGACCCCGTTCATGTACGCGTTCAACCCGCGTGAAGAAATCATGTGCATTTGGGAAAAGCTCACGGGTGCACGTCTTACGAACAGCTTTGCCCGTATCGGCGGCCTCTACCGCGACAGTTACGCGGGTTTCGAAGCCGATGTGCTTGCCGCTCTCGATTCTACCGAGAAGGCCCTGAAGGACTTGCATGCCTGCTTGGATCGAAACCGCATCTTCCTCGACCGTACGGTGGGTATCGGCAAGATCAGTGCCGAGAAGGCTATCAGCTACGGCTGGACGGGCCCGTGCCTGCGTGCCTCCGGTGTTGCATCCGACCTGCGCAAGGATGAACCTTACTACGATTACGAGACCTACGACTGGGAAGTCGTGGTCGGCACCCAGGGCGACTGCAACGACCGCCTGCAGGTGCGCCTCGCCGAAATCGAGGAATCCGTGAAGATCGTGCGCCAGGCCCTGTTGCGCCTTACGCCAGGGCCGGTCGACATCGTCGACCCACGCATCCGCGTGCCGGCGCACAAGCTCGCCTACCAGGATATGGAAGGCCTTATCGGTCGCTTCAAGAGCGTGTACGAAGGCATCCGCGTACCGGAAGGCGAATACTACTGCGGTAGCGAATGCGCTAACGGCGAACTCGGTTTCACGATTGTTTCTGACGGCAGCGGCCATCCGTACCGCATCAAGGTACGCCCGCCTTGCCTTACGCAGTTCGCTGCTTTCCACGAACTCGTGGAAGGTGGCCAGCTTGCCGACTCCATGGCCGTACTTTCGGGCCTCAACATTATCGCTGGAGAACTTGACCGATGAGAGATCACATTACTGGTGCAGTTCAGTTTGTCTCCAATAACCGCCTGAAGTTCGACGGCCCGGCAGCGTCTATCGATGCTCTCCCGGATCCGGCGCAGACTTTTGGCCATGTGCACAAGGCTGTCCCGCAGCCACCCACGAAGGAAGTGCTCGATAAGCTCAACACTCCCGAAATCAAGGAACGTTGCGCCGACTTGCTCAGCCGTTACCCGGTGGGGCAGGGCGCACTGCTTGAAGTGCTCTGGCTCGTGCAGGGCGTGTTCGGCTGGGTCCCGACGGAAGGTATCCGCTGGGCGGCTAACGTTTGCGGTTGCGCTCCGGCACATGCGCTCGGTGTCGCGACCTTCTATACCATGTATAACCACGCCCCGAAGGGCAAGTTCCTGTTGCAGTTCTGCCGCAACATTAGTTGCACTATCAAGGGCGCCATGCCGCTTATCAAGTATGTGGAAAACAAGCTCGGCATCAAGAGCGGCGAGACCACTCCCGACGGCATGTTCACTATCCTCCAGGTGGAATGCCTGGGCAGCTGCGGCAACGGCCCGATGATGCTCGTGAACGACGACT is part of the Fibrobacter sp. UWR2 genome and harbors:
- a CDS encoding NADH-quinone oxidoreductase subunit D; translated protein: MIVLDPNGEKLNLMPLNVGPSHPATHGCLRFMAAMDGETIVASVEEIGYLHRGFEKMVERGTWQQVVPYTDRLNYCSAIMNNIAYCRAVENMFGIELPERTKVLRVIVNELSRINDHFVCVAAAFQDLGGTTPFMYAFNPREEIMCIWEKLTGARLTNSFARIGGLYRDSYAGFEADVLAALDSTEKALKDLHACLDRNRIFLDRTVGIGKISAEKAISYGWTGPCLRASGVASDLRKDEPYYDYETYDWEVVVGTQGDCNDRLQVRLAEIEESVKIVRQALLRLTPGPVDIVDPRIRVPAHKLAYQDMEGLIGRFKSVYEGIRVPEGEYYCGSECANGELGFTIVSDGSGHPYRIKVRPPCLTQFAAFHELVEGGQLADSMAVLSGLNIIAGELDR
- a CDS encoding NAD(P)H-dependent oxidoreductase subunit E, which codes for MRDHITGAVQFVSNNRLKFDGPAASIDALPDPAQTFGHVHKAVPQPPTKEVLDKLNTPEIKERCADLLSRYPVGQGALLEVLWLVQGVFGWVPTEGIRWAANVCGCAPAHALGVATFYTMYNHAPKGKFLLQFCRNISCTIKGAMPLIKYVENKLGIKSGETTPDGMFTILQVECLGSCGNGPMMLVNDDFATDVVDGQLKMKRGTTLTEESIDRIIDWCKAHVNDMPKHDVLGGTVKGHGGHPGAPGATAKPQVADYAPPSPVLNVKAEADENGATLTWKGAPEFTKIVVEKKNGSKWEAVGEPGVKDKAFVDAAGKVGDVYRMIATSGERTAKPSNEAVTTQKPAPVEEAK